GTCTTTGTGACCATGGCCACCAAGCTAGATGGCCATATGAGGATTTGCCGGGCAGAACGTCCGTACGAGTGGCACGGTGGAGTGACCCGAAGGACCCCGCGTACCGGATCACGCGGGAAGGAGCGCAGGATAGAGCAGAGACATCCGTGATCCGTGGATTCCGGCCTCAGCGCGCCTCATAGCTGCGTACCCTCGGTATTCACGGTTCCCTGTCGCGGAGTGAGGCGGTAGATGGAAAGCGAGAGCAGGATCGCCCAGTGGTTGCGCCGGAAGGCCGCGCGGCCTTCCACAGCCAAGGGCAAAGGGGCGCGCCGATGGGGCGCGCGCGGCGACCGGCCCGCCGCGCTCGCCGAGGCCGCGCGCGACCGCGAGTCCCTCCTGCTCACCGCGGCCGAGGCCGGGTTCCCGCTGGCCCCCGCGGCCCACCCGTCCGGATACGGCTGCTCCTGCGTCCGCATCGGCTGTCCCACCCCCGGCCGGCACCCCGTCTCCTTCGCCTGGCAGACCCAGGCCACCACCGACCGCGCCCAGATCGAGCGCTGGCTGCACACCGAGCCGCAGGCGAACTTCATCACCGCCACCGGCCGCTCCCACGACGTGCTCGACGTCCCCACCGAGGCCGGATACGCCGCGCTGGCCCGCCTCGAAGAGCTGGAGAAGACCGCCGAGCCCGGCGAGCCGGCCCTCGGCCCGGTCGCGCTCGTGGGGGACGACCGGATGCTGTTCTTCACCGCGACGCGCGGCACCCCGGACGACGAGGACGAGTGGTGGCCCTGCGAGCTGGACTGCCACCCCGAGACGATGGACGAGCACCCCGGGCTGCGCTGGCACTGCCGGGGCAGCTACGTGCTGCTGCCGCCCGCCCGGCTGCCCGACTACCCCGACGACGAAACCGGGGTGCGCTGGCTGCGTCCCCCCGAGCCCGGCGCGGTGCTGCCCGAGCCGCTGGTGCTCCTGGAGACGCTGACCGACGCCTGCGCGGAGTACGCCATCAGCGTCGAGGGCATGGAAGAGGTCGCGCCCTGGCCCGTGCGGTAGCGCTGCGCTGGCTTGGGCGCTCTATGTGCTGAGGCCCGCACTTGGCTGTCCCCCTTGCTGCGTTCCGGCATGCTGCCGGGCCCGCTTGAGCTGTGCCTGGTACCGCCGGTCCTCGTGCGGGGGTGCGCCTCCTCCCCCAGCCGTCGGCCGGGAGGTGCCCCCAGCGGCGGGAAAGAGATCCACTGTCGTGGCGGGAAGCCTGAACTGCGCTTGGCACCGCCGGGCTCCTTGTGGGGGTGCGCCTGTGTCGCGGCGGGGAAGACATCCGCCGTCGCGGCGGGAAAGAGGCGGGTGCCGACCTTAGCTGCCTCGGGCCGCCGTCAGGCCCTCGATGCGGCTCAGGAAGGTGATCTTGCCGTTGGACTTCTTCGGCGGGACCGTCACGGCCTGTTCGGAGACGCGCATGAAAGTCACCGACTGCTTCGGCGTGCCCGACATCAGCGCCTTGACCAGCGGGTCCTTGATCTTCGGGTGGTAGCCGCGCGGCAGCGTCTGCTTGTGGTGGTGGCGCGAGGTGAAGAAGGTCAGCGCCCCGCCGTCCTTCGTCCGCAGCCCGAACGGCGCGAACTGCGGGGCCTCGGCCGTCTGCTCGGCGAACTCGTTGCGCACGTCCGTGCGCTTGGTCAGCTTTACGCGGCGCTCCCGCAGCTGGTTGGTGTGCGTCCCGGAGGCGAAGTCGTCGCCCGCGCCCTCCTGGAGGTAGCGCGCGTAGGTCTTGCTCAGCTTGTCCGGTGACAGCGTCAGCCCGGAGGCGCCGCCGGTCGGTACGGCCTTCACATGGCCGTCCTTGTCCCGTGCGAACTCCGGCACCGCACCGGGGTCCACCACCGCGAGGTAGGACGCCTTCCACGGGCCGTTCGCGCGGTCGCGCTGGAAGACGAACAGCCAGCGGCCGTTCCCCTTGCGGTTGCTCCTGGAGTCGGTGACGAAGAACTTGGGCCAGCCCGCCTGCTTCGGGATCAGATAGCGGGTGTCGGTCAGCTCCAGCCGCTGGTAGTCCGGGTTGCCCTTGGGCCGCACTTCCTTGCGCGACTTGAGGCCCGCCTGGTCGATGGCGCCGAGGGCGCCGGTCTCGATCGAGGCGTTCAGCTTCGTGTCGTACGCCGTGTTGGCCCGGTTGTTCTTGACCGTGAAGGTCTTCAGGATCTTCGCCGCCTCGCTCTTGCTGACGGCCGGGACGACCGCGGCCTCGCCGTGCACGGTGACACAGCCGGTGAGCGAGGCGAGCAGCGCCCCGGTAGTCACCAGCGCGGCCAGCGGTATGCGCGGGGCCTTGCGGGCCCTCAACCCCTTCACCTGGAAACACCCTCCCCGTCAGTCGGCGAACGCACCCTACCCTGCGCGGTCTGGCGCGCCGCGCGGTGCCTGGCACAGTATGCGCGGCGGGTGGGACGAAGTCGGGCCCACGGGTACGAAGCGGCTGAGCGGCGATGGAGAAACCTCATGGGGCAGCGGAACGGATTCGGGACAGCACTGCGGGACTTACGTGCCGCGCAGAAGACGGCGAAGGGCGTCTCGCTCTACTCGCGCTACATCAACCGGCCCCTGGGCAGGGTGTTCGCGGCGGCGGCCCACCGCGCCGGGCTCGGCCCCAACCAGGTCACGCTCCTGAGTGCGGCGTTCAGCTTCGCGGGGGTCGCGGCCCTCGCGCTGGTGCGGCCCTCCTGGACGCTCGGGCTGTGCGTCTACGCCGCGCTCGTCGTCGGCTTCGCGCTCGACTCGGCCGACGGGCAGCTCGCGCGGCTGCGCGGCGGCGGCAGCCCGGCGGGGGAGTGGCTGGACCACGTCGTGGACTGCGCCAAGATCGTGGCCCTGCACTCCGCTGTGCTGATCTCCTTCCACCGCTTCGCCGCGCTCCCGGGCGAGGGCTGGCTGCTGCTGCCGCTCGGCTTCCAGCTCGTCGCGGTGCTGATCTTCTTCGGCGGGCTGCTCACCGACAAACTTCGCCCCCGGCCCGCCGTCCCGCCGCCCGGCACCGGCGCCGCGGGCCCCTCCGGGCTGCGGGCCCTCGCGCTGCTGCCCGTCGACTACGGCGTCTTCTGTGCCGTCTTCTTGCTGCTGGGCGGCCCGGAGCTGTTCCGGGCCGCCTATGCCGCGCTGTTCGTCTGCTACGCGCTCTTCGCCGTCGCGTTCGGCGTCAAATGGTTCCGGGAGCTGTCCCGCGGCTGACGGGCTCGGGCGCCGCGAGCGTGTCCAGCACGCGGCGCAGCTGAGTGCTGGAGGTATGCACGGTGTACGGGAAGTAGACGACTTCCACGCCCACCGTACGGAAGTCGGCCTCCAGCCGCTCGCCCTTGGGCGTACCCCGCCAGTCGTCGCCCTTGAAGAGGACGTCGAACCGGACCTGCTGCCATGTCTCCAGCTTGTCGGGCACCGTCTCCACGAACGCGCCGTCCACGAAGCGGATGCTGCGCACGATCTGTAGCCGCTCCAC
This sequence is a window from Streptomyces sp. NBC_01775. Protein-coding genes within it:
- a CDS encoding adenylyltransferase/cytidyltransferase family protein, producing MTRTTHTVGYAPGAYDLFHVGHLNLLRHARARCDYLVAGVVSDEMAERAKGRPPVIPLVERLQIVRSIRFVDGAFVETVPDKLETWQQVRFDVLFKGDDWRGTPKGERLEADFRTVGVEVVYFPYTVHTSSTQLRRVLDTLAAPEPVSRGTAPGTI
- a CDS encoding bifunctional DNA primase/polymerase → MESESRIAQWLRRKAARPSTAKGKGARRWGARGDRPAALAEAARDRESLLLTAAEAGFPLAPAAHPSGYGCSCVRIGCPTPGRHPVSFAWQTQATTDRAQIERWLHTEPQANFITATGRSHDVLDVPTEAGYAALARLEELEKTAEPGEPALGPVALVGDDRMLFFTATRGTPDDEDEWWPCELDCHPETMDEHPGLRWHCRGSYVLLPPARLPDYPDDETGVRWLRPPEPGAVLPEPLVLLETLTDACAEYAISVEGMEEVAPWPVR
- a CDS encoding CDP-alcohol phosphatidyltransferase family protein; its protein translation is MGQRNGFGTALRDLRAAQKTAKGVSLYSRYINRPLGRVFAAAAHRAGLGPNQVTLLSAAFSFAGVAALALVRPSWTLGLCVYAALVVGFALDSADGQLARLRGGGSPAGEWLDHVVDCAKIVALHSAVLISFHRFAALPGEGWLLLPLGFQLVAVLIFFGGLLTDKLRPRPAVPPPGTGAAGPSGLRALALLPVDYGVFCAVFLLLGGPELFRAAYAALFVCYALFAVAFGVKWFRELSRG